taaaaaaatgggaaaagttgtcttttgccaagatatttctctcacccagcatgggtatatgtaaaatgacaccccaaaacacattccccaacttctcctgagtacggcgataccacatgtgtgacacttttttgcagccaaggtgggcaaaggggcacacattccaaagtgcacctttcggatttcgtaggccattttttacacattttgattgcaaagtacttctcacacatttgggcccctaaattgccagggcagtataactaccccacaagtgaccccattttggaaagaagacaccccaaggtattccgtgaggggcatggcgagttcctagaattttttattttttgtcgcaagttagtggaatatgagactttgtaagaaaaaaaaaaatttaaataaaaatcatcatattccgctaaggcctcgttcacatcagcgttcagtccTCCGTTCGGCTTTCCGTTCTGACTTGCGTCCGTTTCAAAATTGAAACGGATTCATTCATAACGGAACGTAACGGACATATTTTGCTACGTTTTTAAACGGATACCATCTAACGGATACGTTAATAAACGgattaaaaatgtcagttaatgTCCGTTCAATCCGTTTAGTTACTcagataacggatccgtttttttcctttttttttttttcagttgtccctcccctatctgcatgctatataaaaattgtgccatattgtgacaTCCAATTGCTGGAAGAGGAACAATGCTGCCTGCTCATGTCCTTTTTTCTGTGGACTATATGATATGGAAACTTCGAAAGATGCGAATGTCATCCATGAAAAGGAGACGGCGATATTGGGTGCAGCCCATTACATCATGCCGAATGACACGAGGTGTATATTCGACCCTTTATCAAGAACTCCGAAAACACCCTGTCAAATTTGCAGAATATCTCCGTGTAAGTGTCGCAAGCTTTGATGACCTTTCCCAACGTTTACGTCGCCGATTGAGACGGAAGGATACAAAATTTCGTCGGAGTGTAACTCCAGAAGAACGACTCATGGTCACTCTGCGGTATGTATGGTACAACTTTCCATTATTGCTTCTACTGTGTTTCagagcctttttgtttttattattattgtgagtATATGATTAATCTCAAGAGAAAAGTTTTTAAATATAGTAGTTACCTAAAATATGTAAATGCATCCAAATTTGATACCATTTTCCGTTCAACCGCTAGGTAATGTTGATCTGTTTGCTGTGAAGGATCTTGAATTAATGCTTGTGGGACAATCCAAAAAgttgttttgctgcagttttttttattgtgaatagtATTTGTGTAACAATtatgttaaattttattttatttttttgtaggtttCTGGCTAGTGGTGAAAGTTTTTCCAGTCTTCATTTTCAATTTCGACTAGGGAAATCTACAATATCTTACATTGTTAAAGATACCTGCCGGGCAATTTGGAATCTTCTGCGTGAAGAATTTCTTCCCCATCCTACTTGCCAACAGTGGATCAGCATAGCCGACAAGTTTTATGAGGTGACACAGTTTCCCAATTGTAttggtgcagtggatgggaagcatGTGAGGCTCTTGAAGCCCCCACGTAGTGGATCCTCCTTTTTTAactataaaaagtatttttctgtgatccTAATGGCAATTGTTGATGCAAATTACAAATTTGTGGCTGTTGATATTGGAGCTTTTGGACGAACAAATGACTCACGTgtttttaaaaattctaataTGGGAAAAAGGCTGTACTCCGGAAACTTTGGTATACCAGAGCCCAGGCCTTTACCAGGTACTACAAACCCTGCACTTCCATTTGTTCTAGTCGGAGATGAAGCtttccaaatgtgtggaaatttACTGAAGCCATATGCCAGCCGTGGTCTAGACTATCGCAAAAGAGTGTTCAATTACAGACTGACTCGAGCAAGAAGAATGGTCGAGTGTGCTTTTGGCATATTGACTGCAAAATGGCGAATATTCACTCGTCCAATACAATTGAAAACAGATACTGTGGATGATGTCATAAAAGCATGCGTTGTGTTGCACAATTATGTACTGACCAAAGAGCCTTTGCCTACGGAGCCACTGTCATTAAATCCACCAGGAGATAACATAGAAACTGGCCTAAGATCAACAGTTGCTGTGAGTCGCATGCGCGATCAATTTGCAGAATATTTCATTTCTTCAGCTGGATCTGTGCATTGGCAGGATGAACATATTTGAACAAATATTCTCTATTGTTTGTTACTGTTTGTTTATTAAATATGTACAGTTTAAAATTGTAATTAGTTATGTacataatagtttattttattgtttcttCTTAATATATTGTTGTTTATTGTTGAGTCAACCATGATGTATCGGTCTACCTACATTTATTGCCTTGGATTCAGCAAAAGGTAAGCCTCTCCAAGCATCTCCATATCCCTTGTTTGTCGTTTTGAGTCTTGAAAGTATGAAAACCACTGAcaaagaatatttgaaattataaGAGTATTTATTTagataaatacttttttttaaacatatttttatattttaataatcatttgcataagtttacaAATAAACTTCCATACAAGCACGTAGCTCAACACAATGGAACTAGAATTCACATAAGAAAAGGATAAGCTCTACCGTACATGTAGGAATAACAAAATGTCCATTGTGAAAAAGTTGTTCTATCTGTGACTGAAGTGTACACCATTCTCATGATTGCACATGCTATGTGATAGCATCATCATACCAAGTTCAGAATAATCACACTACAGTATGCACCGCGAGACATGTCTTCCTTGAGCGGGCAAGAAGTTATATGGTGACATGAATCATGCAAATGGAAGTGCACATTATCAGTTATTTCAATGCTGCTATGCACCAAACACAGGGCTACTGTGCATCATCAATATGATGTAAAAAGTGCTAGACTACAGCCATGTGGGTGGCACAACATGCAAAGAATCAGTGTAATCACTGATGGTGTGTCCTCcagtacccctttaaattacatcagcaggtacaatttttttttgacaaaCACCATGTCTCTGAGTGTGTTCAGTCTTGTGCATGAGACATTATATCAAAGAAAATAGTAATGACATATGCCATTTCTATTATTGTATTTGCATTGTTTTCAAGCAAGTGTACAATGGAGGATCACGATAGCGAGACAATAGCAATGGAACAACAGGTGGGAGACTGAAAAAGTCATCAGCTTTGTGCAGACCACGCAAGGTGGTGAATAAGTGACAGTATATAGATTTGTGTactgtgtcactcactcacaagtgGTAAACAAGAACtatcatcataatcattgcagtccATTACCTGTAAAAGAGTTGAACCAATCTGAGTCTAGTCATGGTAGCTAATCTCTGTGTCTCTGACccatgtgctgatgaatggcatttTTCTCCTTAATATAAGGAAAAAAGACTAGTTGGAAAACTGTAAGTCATCAGCACCTTGGGCAGGAGATAAAGAAATCATGAATAATAAGGCCAATTACTCTTTTTAGGGTCCAATCTGCTATGATTATCATGTTAGTTCTTGAAAATCTAAACGTCCGAACGAGGAAATCAAACCACCTGCCTATATTTAGCAGCTTGTATCGGCTTCTGAAAGCTGATAAGTGCACAATAATTACACACGTATCTGAAACATCCTTATTAATCTAataatataaaagtataaaacatataaaatcttTCAAGTTCAACATCATTAAAGTGCAAAAATTGACACAGCGGTCAATATAAACCTTGTGAGGTACTTATTTATAAACTTCCAAAAATTGACACAGTGGTCAATATAAACCTTGTGAGGTACTTATTTATAAACTTCAACAAATTGACACAGTGGTCAATATAAACCTTGTGAGGTACTCATTTATAAACTTTaaaacataatatatattttgttaaCTAGGGTGGTGGTTGAGTGAATGGAGCCTTTCCTGGGGCTGCAGTTGGGGACCCAGCATCTTCTGCACTTTGGTCTAGAAGTGATTGCATGAACGAATGTTGTGGTCTGACATATTCACCCTGTTGTTGATGTTGTGGGGTATGAAGGGAATAtgaatcagtatcagattggtatgGAACAGATTTGTTTGAGAAAGGGGTAGTAAAAGTGGTTGGAGTGGGAAAAACGGAGGTGGAAACACCTTCGTTTATGGAGATTTTATTTGGAGTTGACATAGAAATCACATCTGGACTTGGTGTCTGTAGACGTGTTTGGGAACTTCCAGTGTTGTTGGATTGGAAAGGTGTTTGTGCAGAGACATAGGAAGGTAGCTGTGATTGAGATTGGCTTAAAGTCTCTTGAAAGGTTGATGCAGGTTGATATCTGACGGATGTGCTATGGCTTTGAGAAGGTGGAAATGTGTGAGCCGTTGGGTATTGGTGGGACGTAGGTTGTCTTTGGGACGGTGGATGGCTTTGGGATGGAATAAAGATGTGGGATGTTGATGGAAAGTTCTGTAAAGCTGGAAAGTTTTGTGCAGTGCCTACGTTTTGGGCCTGTGGGAAGTTGTGGTACGTAGGTAAAGTTTTGGATGGGGGAAAGTTTTGGGAGTGGCTAAAGTTTTGGGATAGGGCTAAGTTTTGTGACTGTTGAAAGTTTTGTGACTGTTGAAAGTTTTGTGACTGTTGAAAGTTTTGTGACTGGGGAGCGATATGTGGCTCAGAGTATGAGTGAGCAGGTGGAGAAGTCATGGATGTTGGGTAGGAGGTGGCTGGTGGATACGACTGAGCCAGAGGAACAAAATTAGAGGATGGTGCGTGTTTAATATTCCAAACAGTTTTGATCAATGTCACTCGACAATCACAATTCTGCTCTGGAGTCATGTTGTCCATCCAATGACTTAACGTTAAGAGAAACTGCTGATTATGGTTAAGGGGTTCTGGACGACAAACTACCTCGACATGATTGATCATGGAAGTTAACTCTTGCTTATACCGAGTTTGCTCCTCCTCTATTTTTAATAAACAATCTCGGAAGATCAGTGCAAGATCCTCAAAGACTCTATGTGGTCTTCGAAGTGGCCTCGGCCTACTTAAAACTCTGTCAAAGGCAGAAGAAATGAACTGTCGAGTATCTTCAATCTGAGCACATGTCTCAGTTTGCCGGCCGCGCGACTCCAGAGCAGAATCCTGTGACTGAGATGGTAATGAAGTTTGATCGGTAGATCGTCCAGACAATTGTTCGGTTGAGTCCTCATGTTCAACAGGTTCTGCTTCAGGAGGGAGTGTGCTTGAATGAGTCCTAAAATAGATAGGGAAATAAAAGGTATAATTtctatattcataatttttttttggcttCTCTTTAGGAAATTTAACTCACATGCGCTGCTGAAAACAACGTTGAAGAAATTGAAGATGTGGTGCATATTGGTAAGGTTTCCTCCGAGAAGTACCCGAACCACTTGGCGCCGTTCGTTCATGATTGAGGTCACGCATAAACCTATCGCGTATTGACCTCCAGCGTGTTGATATGATTTCAGCTAGAAAATAAAGAACAATTTTAATAACcgtatataatgctatatatattcttttctgtTGACATCGGATTGCATAAAAAACTGTTGCCCCAGGCAGTCCAAAATTCTGCATTGTATTTAACTGTTATTTTGCCCGGTACCTGAATTGGCTGTATCAGTTGTTGAAACAAAGTTTTCCAAACAGAAAACTTATGCTCACTTCACTATTCTTCCAACTAGAAACATCACTATCAAATCTTCTAAAACCAAATGATTTAACAAAAGGAATGAAATTAAtgtaccacaattttttttagcctgACGACTCAAATCGTTCCATGTGGGAACCAAATTGGCATAGACCTCTTGCCATTGTCGACGAGTCGTGTTGTGGTCCGAGTGCTTGGGGTCTGTTTGGTCCCATAGAGCTGGCCTTGCTTCTACTAGCTGTATTAGCAGTTCACAGTTTATGATTGGGAGAAATTGCCTATCTTCCTCGTCCAATTCTTGCTGTCTACCCTATTTGGTTTAAAACAAATGTTATCATTACCTATAAAAGCTACCTGCAATTCCAATAGCACTTAAGTCTTTTGGATAAAACTTGTATAGCGAATATGTTGCATGTGCCAACCACTGCCCACTGCatcttttgttttaataaaaaaatataaatttttttgggtTTCCTTGTATTTGGATCTTTGGGTGTGAACGGCTATAAAGATATAGACTTGGCGAGCGGGtcattgctttttattttataagaGAGTAGCCCCTGTTCATGGTATGTCCATTATGGCATAAGCAACACTTAAACTTTGGTTTGGGTAAAACAAATGTCTCCAATCCTCATGGTCATTTgttctaataataaaaaaaatttgaggtaTGATGGCCACGTTATCTTATAGGTGATATAAGATACTGTATACTGAGGGCAGTGTGGACAGCTCACATCACAGCACATGTGCCTACTCACACGGCCTAC
This portion of the Bufo gargarizans isolate SCDJY-AF-19 chromosome 1, ASM1485885v1, whole genome shotgun sequence genome encodes:
- the LOC122934550 gene encoding uncharacterized protein LOC122934550 isoform X2, producing MRDLNHERTAPSGSGTSRRKPYQYAPHLQFLQRCFQQRMTHSSTLPPEAEPVEHEDSTEQLSGRSTDQTSLPSQSQDSALESRGRQTETCAQIEDTRQFISSAFDRVLSRPRPLRRPHRVFEDLALIFRDCLLKIEEEQTRYKQELTSMINHVEVVCRPEPLNHNQQFLLTLSHWMDNMTPEQNCDCRVTLIKTVWNIKHAPSSNFVPLAQSYPPATSYPTSMTSPPAHSYSEPHIAPQSQNFQQSQNFQQSQNFQQSQNLALSQNFSHSQNFPPSKTLPTYHNFPQAQNVGTAQNFPALQNFPSTSHIFIPSQSHPPSQRQPTSHQYPTAHTFPPSQSHSTSVRYQPASTFQETLSQSQSQLPSYVSAQTPFQSNNTGSSQTRLQTPSPDVISMSTPNKISINEGVSTSVFPTPTTFTTPFSNKSVPYQSDTDSYSLHTPQHQQQGEYVRPQHSFMQSLLDQSAEDAGSPTAAPGKAPFTQPPP
- the LOC122934550 gene encoding uncharacterized protein LOC122934550 isoform X1 codes for the protein MQNFGLPGATVFYAIRCQQKRIYIALYTVIKIVLYFLAEIISTRWRSIRDRFMRDLNHERTAPSGSGTSRRKPYQYAPHLQFLQRCFQQRMTHSSTLPPEAEPVEHEDSTEQLSGRSTDQTSLPSQSQDSALESRGRQTETCAQIEDTRQFISSAFDRVLSRPRPLRRPHRVFEDLALIFRDCLLKIEEEQTRYKQELTSMINHVEVVCRPEPLNHNQQFLLTLSHWMDNMTPEQNCDCRVTLIKTVWNIKHAPSSNFVPLAQSYPPATSYPTSMTSPPAHSYSEPHIAPQSQNFQQSQNFQQSQNFQQSQNLALSQNFSHSQNFPPSKTLPTYHNFPQAQNVGTAQNFPALQNFPSTSHIFIPSQSHPPSQRQPTSHQYPTAHTFPPSQSHSTSVRYQPASTFQETLSQSQSQLPSYVSAQTPFQSNNTGSSQTRLQTPSPDVISMSTPNKISINEGVSTSVFPTPTTFTTPFSNKSVPYQSDTDSYSLHTPQHQQQGEYVRPQHSFMQSLLDQSAEDAGSPTAAPGKAPFTQPPP